A window of Thermoflexus sp. genomic DNA:
TAATAGATGAACTCATCGCACAGCGCGGGGATTAAATCGCTGGTCGCCCCCTGCACGCCCACGCCGATCACAAACCGGCCATGCTCCCGGAGACGAGTGATCAGGCTGGAGAAATCGCTGTCCCCGGAGATGATCACAAATGCCTGGATCTCCGGACGGGTGAACAGGGTCTCGATGGCGTCGATGGCCATTCGGACATCCGCCCGATTGCGGGCGAGCTTGTGGCCGTAGGAGTAAATCTGAACCAGATCCACCCCATGCCGGAGCAGCTCATCCCGATACTTGGTGAAACGGGACCAGTCGGCGTAAGCGCGCTTCAGGACCAGCCGCCCCCGTCGCCCCAGCTCTGCGAACAGGCGCTGGAGGTCCAGGGTGTAATACCGGCTTTCCGCCGCGGTGGCGATGTTCTCAAAGTCGATGAAGACCGCCATTTCAGGCCGCTCGCGACGCGCCATGGGTGGTCCCGAAAGCATGGGTTTAATGGGTTCTCATCTAATTGACCCACGAGAAACATATCGCGCTATCCATCATAACCTCGATTCCGGCGGATTGCCTGGAGGGTGCGCGAAAAGGGGCAATTCGCCATCCCTCCATGCGGAGGCCTGGCCATGCCACGAGCCGCAGCTCCGGATTATGTGATCATCTTTGACGGAGGAAGCCGGGGCAACCCGGGCCCCGGTTACGGATCCTACATCATTCGAACCCGCAAGGGACAGGAAGCGCGACGCCGCCTGGATTTCGAGGAAACCATGACCAACAATGAGGCGGAATACCGGACGCTGATCGCCGCCCTGGAGGACCTGATCGGCCGGATCGAGAGGACCGGGAAGGATCCTTCCGCCTTCACCCTGGAGATCCGGGGGGATAGCCAGCTGGTCCTGGCCCAGCTCCAGGGGACCTTCCGGGTGCGTGCCCCCCACCTGCGCCCTCTCCAGCAGGCGGCCCGTGAGCGCCTGAGCCGCTTTCGAGAGGTCCGGCTGGTCTGGCAACCTCGCGAAGCCTCTGCCTCCGAACTGGGGCATTGAGGCATGCCCGCTCCTCCCTCCCCGTGAGGAGCGAGGGCTGATGCCGCCAGGCTCAAAGCGGAAAGACGGGACGGCGCCTGTCCGGTGGCCAGGCGGGCGGCCTGCGGGGACCCGCCCGGCCACCAGAGCTCCCGGCGGATTTCATCCGCGTCGCCGCAGGAAGGCCGGGATATCCAGATCGCCCTCGTTGAAGCTGCGCTCGGAGGGAACGGGGCGCCGGACATTCTCCGGGCGCTGGGCGCCCGGCTCGGGGCGGGCGGGGGTCGCCGCCTGGGCCGGGCGGCGGCCTGGAATCGGAGGACGCTCGAATCCGGTGGCGATCACGGTGATCCGCACCCGATCCTGCATCGCCTCATCGATGACCGCGCCGAAGATGATGTTGGCCTCCGGATGGGCCGCCTGGCGGATGATCTCCGCCGCCTGATGGACCTCGTGAAGGGTGAGATCGGGACCCCCGGTGACGTTGAACAGGATGCCCCGGGCGCCATCGATGGTGACCTCCAGGAGCCGGCTGGAGATGGCCTGCTGGGCGGCCTCCACCGCCCGGTTCTCCCCGGAAGCCTCGCCGATGGCCATCAGCGCCGCGCCGCCCTCGGCCATGATGGTGCGCACATCGGCGAAATCCAAATTGATCAGGCCGGGGACCGTGATCAGTTCGCTGATCCCCTGGATGCCCTGGCGGAGCACCTCATCGGCCATCCGGAAGGCCTGCATCAGGGTCACCTTCTTATCCGTGATCTCCAGCAAACGATCGTTGGGGATCACAATGAGGGTGTCCACGTTCTCCTTGAGGCGGGCGATCCCCTCTTCGGCGGCCTTGGCTCGCCGGGGCCCCTCGAAGGAAAAGGGCCGGGTGACCACCCCGATGGTGAGCGCGCCCACCTCCCGGGCGATCCGGGCGATCACCGGGCTGGCGCCCGTCCCGGTGCCGCCCCCCATCCCCGCCGTGATGAACACCATATCCGAGCCGCGGAGCGCCTCGTAGATGAGATCCGCCGACTCCTCCGCGGCCTTGTAGCCGATCTCCGGGTTCCCCCCTGCGCCCAAGCCACGGGTGACTTTCTCCCCGATATGGATCCGGCGATCGGCTTTGGCCAGGGAGAGGGCCTGCACATCGGTGTTGACGGCGATGAACTCCACCCCCCGGAGCCCCTCCTCGATCATGCGGTTCACGGCATTGCTGCCCCCGCCGCCCACGCCCACCACGCGGATTTTGGCCGGCGTCTGACCCGTCGCCATCGCATCCATCGTCCACCTCCTCGCTGCATGGTTCCCGATCAGCCCGGGCCGGAGAAAGAAGGCCTCGGGCGGAATTCCCGATCCATCAAAACCCGATCCGGGGGCGCGGGCATGCCTTACCCAGGCAACATCTCCCGGAAGATCCCCCGCAGGGTCCGCCAGAGACGCCCCAGCCATGAGTCCCCGGACGGAGAATAGCCGGCGCCGGCATCCATCCGAAGGCCCCAGCGGAGCAGGCCCACCGCCGCCGCGAACATCGGTGAACGGAGGGTCTCCGCCAGCCCTCCCAGATCCCACGGCATGCCCACACGGACGGGCATCCCGGTGACCTCGCGGGCCACCTCCCGGATCCCCGGCAGCAGAGCGGTCCCTCCGCAGAGGACCAGCCCTGCCGGGAGCAACCGCTCGTAACCCGAAGCGCGCAGATCTTTCAGGATCAGCTGGAAGATCTCCTGGACCCGCGCCTCAATGATCTCGGCCATCTCCCGGCGCGAAAAGGTCAGCGTGCTGTTCTCCCCGAAGCCCTGGACCGTGATCTGCTCTTCCGGCGCGATGGCCTGGACCGCCGCATGGCCGTATTGGATCTTGATCTCCTCCGCCACCGTGGCCGGGACGTGCAGGCCATAGGCCAGATCGTTGGTGATGTGCTGCCCTCCCACCGGGATCACCGCAGTGTGCGCGACGCTCCCTTCCACAAAGACCGCCAGATCCGTCGTCCCTGCTCCGATATCCACCAGGGCCACCCCCATTTCCCGCTCGCCCTCCGTGAGCACCGCTTCGGCTGAAGCCAGCGGCGAGAGGACGAACTCTTCCACCGCGATCTGGGTGGCCTCGATGCACCGCCGCAGGTTGGTCAGCGGGCCCACCTGGGCGGTCACGATGTGGACCTCCGCTTCCAGCCGGAATCCATACATCCCCAGGGGATCCCGGATCCCCTCCTGGCCATCGACGATGAAAGCGCGCGGGAGCACGTGGAGGATTTCATGGGAATGGGGGATCGCGATGGTCCGGGCGTTCTCGATCGCCCGCTCTACATCCGCCGGGCTGATCCCCCGATCCCCCCGCACCACCGAGGCGGTGCCCTTGCTGTTCACCGAGGCCACATAAGGCCCGGCGATGCCCACGATGGCCCGTCGGATCTGATAGCCGCTGGTCCGCTCGGCCTTCTCGACCGAGGCAGCGATCGCCTCCGTGGCCTCCGCGATGTTCACCACCACTCCCCTCCGGATCCCCCGGGCCGGGACAACCCCCACGCCCAGGATGCGGAGCATCCCGGCCTCATCCGCCTCGCCCACCAGCGTGCAGATCTTGCTGGTTCCGATATCCATCGCGACCAGCGTCATGGGGTATACCCTCGCGCGCACGGGAAGAGACCTGCCGGATTCATTCCGGTGGGAATCCAACCGCTGGGGCCTCCGGGACGCGCAGATCCAGATAGGCGGGACGCTGGCCCTGAGCGGCGAGAAGATCGCGCAGCACCCGCCACACCGCCGCGCGCGTCACCATGGATCCGTATTCCCCCAGCAGCACCGGCCAGCCATATGGATCCACGAAGGAGAACCCCCGACCTGCCTCATATCGGAAAGCCCTGATCTCCGGGAAGGCCTGGCCCAGATCCTGCATGCGCACCCATAACCACGGATCCACGCGCTGGCCCGGGGCAGGGGGCGGCAGGCCATAAACCTCCAGCCGGCGCCGGGCCTCCACGGCCTCCCCTTCCACGACCTGTCCGCTGTCATCCAGAAGCAGCCGTAGATCTCCGCTCACCCATTCCCATGGGGCCTGCCCTTCCACGACGAAAAGGGTGCAGAACGCCGGCCATCGACAGCGCACGGTTGCGGCCTTCAGGGTGGGAAACTGACGGCGGACGGCAGCGGCGGCCTCCGCCGGGTTCACCCAGAAGATATGCAGCCCGTCGATCCCGCTGGCGGCCGCCAGCGCCTCCGGGGAGAGCCGGTGGGCGCCCGCCACATCCAGCCGGGTGTAGAAGGCATCGTGAAGCAGCAAGACCCCGCCTGTCATGGCCCAGAGCAACAACAACCCCCCAGCCACCAGCCGGGAGCCCGCCGGACGGAGGGTCCAGATGGCCACCGCCATCCCGGCCGGGCTCACCGAGCGGAAGGTCCGCCATCGTCTTCTTGTGGCGCGCCGTCGGCGCGAATGGAGGAAAGCCATGTCAACCCCTCGTAAGCGATCGCATCCCGCTGACGATCCCGATAGCGCTCCAGCGCCAGTTCGATGAGCCGATCCAGCAGCGCCGGATACGGCAGGCCGCTGGCCTCCCACAGGCGCGGATACATGCTGACCGCCGTGAAGCCCGGGATGGTATTGATCTCATTGACCACCAGCTCCCCGGTCTCCCGGGAGAGCAGGAAATCCACCCGTGCCATCCCGCACGCGTCGATCGCCCGGAACGCCTCCAGGGCCAGGGAGCGGATCCGCTCCGCCAGCGCCTCATCCAGGGGGGCTGGGATCACCAGCTGGGTTCGATCATCGAGATACTTGGCCGCGTAGTCGTAAAACTCCCCTGCCGGGATCACCTCCCCAGGAACGGAGGCGATGGGATCCTCGTTCCCCAGCACGCTGACCTCGATCTCCCGGGCGGCCGGGATCGCCCGCTCCGCCAGCATCTTGCGCCCGTAACGGGCGGCCTCCGCCAGGGCGGCCGGGAGCTCCTCCCGCCGCTTCACCCTGGAGACGCCCACGCTGGACCCCAGATTGGCCGGTTTGACAAAGCACGGGAACCCGATCTCCCGCTCGATCCGATCCATCACGCCTTCCGGATCCCGCTCCCATTCTCGCCGGAAGATCACGATATACCGGGCGACCGGGAGGCCATGGGCCCGGAACACATCCTTCATCACCGCCTTATCCATCCCCACCGCCGAGGCCAGCACCCCCGCCCCCACGTAGGGGATGCCCGCCAGCTCCAGCAATCCCTGGATCGTCCCATCCTCCCCGAAAGGGCCATGGAGCACCGGGAAGATCACATCCACCTCGGGGATCCCATCCGCCTGGACCCCGGGGATCAGTTCCCGTCGTCGGGGAACCGGCAGGGAGATGCTCGATTCCGGCTCCACAATGGAGGGCGTCCCCAGCAAATCGGCTATCGTCACCGCCCCGCCGGTCAGGGCCTTCATCGGATCCCCCCGGGTGAGCCAGCGGCCCTCTTTGGTGATCCCGATGGGGATCACCTCGTATTTCGTCTTGTCCAGCGCCCGGATCACCGATTGAGCCGACAGAAGGCTCACCTCATGCTCCCCGGATTTCCCCCCGAACAGCACACCCACCCGAATCCGCCGTTTCATCCTCCCACTCCCCGACGAACTCGATCTCCGGCTCCAGGAGCACCCCGAACCGTTCCTGGACGCAGCGCTGAGCTTCCGCCATCAAGGCCCGCACATCCGCGGCCGTGCCGCTTCCTTCATTGATGAAGAAATTCGCGTGCAGCGTGGAGATCACGATCCCTCCCCGCCGGGCCCCTTTGAGGCCCGCCGCCTCAATCAAACGGCCGGCGTAGTCCCCGGGCGGATTTCGGAACATCGAGCCGATGCTGGCTCCGCCCGGCTGGGTGCGCCGGCGGTAAGCGTTGAAGGCCGCCATCCGCTCCAGAATCGCCTCCGGATCCTCCGGTCGAAGGAGGAAACGGGCAGCGAGGACCACCGGCCGCGGCACGGTCGGCCACGTCTTCAGCCGGCTGGTTCGATAACCCAGCCTGAGCTGCTCCGCCTTCCAGATCACGATGCCCTCCTCCGGCACCAGCAAATCCACCGATTCCAGACAGCTCGCGATGTCCCCCCCGTGGGCTCCGGCGTTGCCCACCACCGCTCCGCCCACCGTGCCCGGAATCCCGATCGCCCATTCCAGGCCGGACCACCCCCGTTCGG
This region includes:
- a CDS encoding ribonuclease HI family protein, with amino-acid sequence MPRAAAPDYVIIFDGGSRGNPGPGYGSYIIRTRKGQEARRRLDFEETMTNNEAEYRTLIAALEDLIGRIERTGKDPSAFTLEIRGDSQLVLAQLQGTFRVRAPHLRPLQQAARERLSRFREVRLVWQPREASASELGH
- the ftsZ gene encoding cell division protein FtsZ; protein product: MDAMATGQTPAKIRVVGVGGGGSNAVNRMIEEGLRGVEFIAVNTDVQALSLAKADRRIHIGEKVTRGLGAGGNPEIGYKAAEESADLIYEALRGSDMVFITAGMGGGTGTGASPVIARIAREVGALTIGVVTRPFSFEGPRRAKAAEEGIARLKENVDTLIVIPNDRLLEITDKKVTLMQAFRMADEVLRQGIQGISELITVPGLINLDFADVRTIMAEGGAALMAIGEASGENRAVEAAQQAISSRLLEVTIDGARGILFNVTGGPDLTLHEVHQAAEIIRQAAHPEANIIFGAVIDEAMQDRVRITVIATGFERPPIPGRRPAQAATPARPEPGAQRPENVRRPVPSERSFNEGDLDIPAFLRRRG
- the ftsA gene encoding cell division protein FtsA, whose protein sequence is MTLVAMDIGTSKICTLVGEADEAGMLRILGVGVVPARGIRRGVVVNIAEATEAIAASVEKAERTSGYQIRRAIVGIAGPYVASVNSKGTASVVRGDRGISPADVERAIENARTIAIPHSHEILHVLPRAFIVDGQEGIRDPLGMYGFRLEAEVHIVTAQVGPLTNLRRCIEATQIAVEEFVLSPLASAEAVLTEGEREMGVALVDIGAGTTDLAVFVEGSVAHTAVIPVGGQHITNDLAYGLHVPATVAEEIKIQYGHAAVQAIAPEEQITVQGFGENSTLTFSRREMAEIIEARVQEIFQLILKDLRASGYERLLPAGLVLCGGTALLPGIREVAREVTGMPVRVGMPWDLGGLAETLRSPMFAAAVGLLRWGLRMDAGAGYSPSGDSWLGRLWRTLRGIFREMLPG
- a CDS encoding cell division protein FtsQ/DivIB; translation: MAVAIWTLRPAGSRLVAGGLLLLWAMTGGVLLLHDAFYTRLDVAGAHRLSPEALAAASGIDGLHIFWVNPAEAAAAVRRQFPTLKAATVRCRWPAFCTLFVVEGQAPWEWVSGDLRLLLDDSGQVVEGEAVEARRRLEVYGLPPPAPGQRVDPWLWVRMQDLGQAFPEIRAFRYEAGRGFSFVDPYGWPVLLGEYGSMVTRAAVWRVLRDLLAAQGQRPAYLDLRVPEAPAVGFPPE
- a CDS encoding D-alanine--D-alanine ligase family protein, with product MKRRIRVGVLFGGKSGEHEVSLLSAQSVIRALDKTKYEVIPIGITKEGRWLTRGDPMKALTGGAVTIADLLGTPSIVEPESSISLPVPRRRELIPGVQADGIPEVDVIFPVLHGPFGEDGTIQGLLELAGIPYVGAGVLASAVGMDKAVMKDVFRAHGLPVARYIVIFRREWERDPEGVMDRIEREIGFPCFVKPANLGSSVGVSRVKRREELPAALAEAARYGRKMLAERAIPAAREIEVSVLGNEDPIASVPGEVIPAGEFYDYAAKYLDDRTQLVIPAPLDEALAERIRSLALEAFRAIDACGMARVDFLLSRETGELVVNEINTIPGFTAVSMYPRLWEASGLPYPALLDRLIELALERYRDRQRDAIAYEGLTWLSSIRADGAPQEDDGGPSAR
- the murB gene encoding UDP-N-acetylmuramate dehydrogenase, whose product is MSDSRVIPGRALAAALQRWGLALYRDVPLARFTTSRIGGPADALVIVEEVQALADVVQSAWADEIPVTLLGGGSNVLIADRGVRGLVVLNRARALRFEANGRVWAASGALLPTLARLCAERGWSGLEWAIGIPGTVGGAVVGNAGAHGGDIASCLESVDLLVPEEGIVIWKAEQLRLGYRTSRLKTWPTVPRPVVLAARFLLRPEDPEAILERMAAFNAYRRRTQPGGASIGSMFRNPPGDYAGRLIEAAGLKGARRGGIVISTLHANFFINEGSGTAADVRALMAEAQRCVQERFGVLLEPEIEFVGEWEDETADSGGCAVRGEIRGA